Within the Emys orbicularis isolate rEmyOrb1 chromosome 5, rEmyOrb1.hap1, whole genome shotgun sequence genome, the region ACAGAATTATTGTACTTCAAAAATAAGATTAAagtaatagaaatatttttattttagctaTTTCTCCATTGATTATATTGATATTAGTTGGCGTTTCTGTACTCTAATATAAAATAAACTGCATATACATAACTGCGTAACTATAATTTTATGTATATTTGACTTGGACAAAATACAAACTTTCGCAAAAATATAGTAAGCTTCAATTTCAGATAGTTCAATGCTACTATCTAGAAGGGGGACAGAGCTTTATTGCACAATGTTTATCTAAATTAATCTGACGAGGAGTAGTAAAACAAGGTGTACTATTCTGTTCCAATGAGTCTCACTTTCACTGCTGCAGACCAGCGTTAGTGGAAGATTTATGTTTGCAGCAAAGTACCACAAGTCGCCCTCGACCCTTCCTCAAAAGACACCAGCATTACTGCTACTTCTCCTTGCAACAACCGGGTGGAAAAGCAAACTTAATTCCCCCCCATCAGGCTTCCAAGTAAAAGTTATTCAGCTCATAGGCAGTTCGTTGCATCTTTTTCTTGCACGACGTTGTAGGACGCATACACAGACTGCACACCTTTCTGAATCAATGCCACTCTCCCCCCAGTATTTAATTCCCGCCAACTCCAACACCGAGTAACTCATATAGACCATACTCTTTTTCCTCTATCCTTCTATTGATGGGGAGgcgggtgtgtgtttgtttgtgcgCGCGCTTCTGTGCATGTTCCTTAAtatctcctcttccctcccccctccccatatgCAGTAGCAGCGGCTTCCCTGCATCCAACATGCACATAGCCTGCCTCGGTGATTGGCTGCCCCTCTGACAGCTCAGAAGGCGATTGTAGGAGCTGGAACTCCACCCCTTCGGCAGGGCCCTGGGACCATTCATAAACTAAACAACACTCCCGCAAatccagagacacacacacataccgaAGAGGAGAGGCGCAGAAAGTGAGAGTCTCTACGTGCAATTTCAAGGgttgagggggaggaggagaaatccTGGGCACCCCTCCCTGCTCAAACAGTCTATGCAAAAAAATATattgatatagatatatatataaaactaaagaacaggaatgaatgaTCACAGACCAATGGCAGCAGTCTACGCCTGAAGACAGAGAAAGCCAGAACCGGGTTCAGTCAACGCCTCCAGCAGGAAGAAGGAAATCAACAACATCCCTTGACAGTCGGCGAGAGACGCAGCCAAACTCATGCACATCTCTGATGGTGCCATGGTCTGAGAGTTTTCCCTCTTCCGCTCTTGGCATTTCTCGCATTCTTCTTTTATTGCGTGCGGTTTTCAACTTCGCCACTGCTCGGCTGTGCTGTGGAGACCCGCTGCGAGTCccggagagaagtttttaaatgaACTGTTGAACTATTTGCGTGTGGGAGGGTGGGTGGCAGCGTGCAGAGGCTGCATACAAACacgccccccccctccgcacaCCGAAAAGGCGGCACATCAAACTTTGCACTTCAGAGATTTCCCCTCCGTCACCCGCATCGCCCCATTCCCGTCGGCTGACAGTTGCATggttcttgttttttttaaatcaccaccaTCACCCACTATTTTCTTTACTTGTGTTTGGGGCGGAGGGGCCGAGTGCGTGCGTGTGgcgggggttggggagctgcaaCTTGGCGGGTGCCCTGTGCAAAGCTGCAGTCACCGCTAAAGCATTGGATCCCTCAACGTACTGCGAGAGCCCGGTCTATAGCCCGGACCTGTGCCCCAACATGATCGCCGCCCAGGCCAAGCTGGTGTACCAGCTCAACAAATACTACACGGAGCGCTGCCAGGCCCGCAAGGCGGCCATCGCCAAGACCATCCGGGAGGTGTGCAAGGTGGTGTCGGACGTGCTGAAGGAGGTGGAGGTGCAGGAGCCCCGCTTCATCAGCTCGCTGAGCGAGATCGATGCCCGCTACGAGGGGCTGGAGGTGATCTCGCCCACCGAGTTCGAGGTGGTGCTCTACCTCAACCAGATGGGCGTCTTCAACTTCGTGGACGACGGCTCCCTGCCCGGCTGCGCGGTGCTCAAGCTGAGCGACGGCCGCAAGCGCAGCATGTCGCTCTGGGTGGAGTTCATCACCGCCTCGGGCTACCTGTCGGCCCGCAAGATCCGCTCCCGCTTCCAGACCCTAGTGGCCCAAGCCGTGGACAAGTGCAGCTACCGGGACGTGGTGAAGATGATCGCGGACACCAGCGAGGTGAAGCTCCGCATCCGGGAGCGCTACGTGGTGCAAATCACGCCCGCCTTCAAGTGCACCGGGATCTGGCCGCGCAGCGCTGCGCAGTGGCCCATGCCCCACATCCCCTGGCCCGGCCCCAACAGGGTGGCCGAGGTGAAGGCGGAAGGCTTCAACCTGCTCTCCAAGGAGTGCTACTCGCTGACCGGCAAGCAGAGCTCCGCCGAGAGCGACGCCTGGGTGCTGCAGTTCGGCGAGGCCGAGAATCGGTTGCTGATGGGCGGCTGCAGGAACAAGTGCCTATCGGTGCTGAAGACCCTCCGGGACCGGCACCTGGAGCTGCCCGGCCAGCCGCTCAACAACTACCACATGAAGACTCTGCTGCTGTACGAGTGCGAGAAACACCCCCGGGAGACCGACTGGGATGAGGCGTGCCTGGGGGACCGGCTGAACGGGATCCTTCTGCAGCTCATCTCCTGCCTGCAGTGCCGGCGCTGCCCCCACTACTTCCTGCCCAACCTAGACCTCTTTCAGGGCAAACCGCACTCAGCCCTGGAAAGCGCTGCCAAACAGACCTGGAGGCTAGCCAGGGAGATCCTCACTAATCCCAAAAGCCTGGACAAACTATAGGGTTAACAACACAGTGATAAACCCATttaaaaacttttatttaaacaaagcAGCTACAACAAAAGAGGCGGCGAAACAAACTTCCAAAACCCCACCTGCAGTTAAGCATTTAAAAACTCTCAGACATTTACAAAGCCAAAACGATCACCTCGTTGCACGAGAAGagactccccttcccccttttttcttccaatgtgaatttttaaaaagtcacacaaAGAAGCGATCGGACTTTCCATCATCCAAACGAAACGCAaggtacattttcaaataaatgtatAGTCATTCTTTTCTTATTCTTTTTGTTTGCCTGAATGTTGTCACCAAGTGAAAAAATTATTTAACTATATGTAAAaagttctctttaaaaaaagttttactgATGTTAAATGTATTTCAGTGCCAAGGTCAGACTGTGCCCCATATTGAATTgttgaaaacagtaataaaaatattactttAACTTTACATTGACTTTTTTTGTGAATTGTTCTTAAATTCAGGCAAGTAGAGAGATTTTTCTGGGCTTTCAGAGAAAAaaggattaaaacaaaaataaatggcaGACTAATCACAATATTGAACTGGTGCTTTATCTATAAATTCATCAGCGTTTTCTAAAGtttatttcaattattttcaattaaaatagaAATAGACTGTActtaatgaaaaaataattcccaTTCATTCTTTGGTTGCTTTGCTTTCTGTCACTTGAAACTTACTCTCTAAAAGTTTTAGGAATATATGCACCATCACATAGCATTTCGGCACAGTTTTGACAGAACTAGGGCGGAGTGTTTCTATAATATAATCCTTAAAATatctttattgtttttaatttagttGGTGAAACATCACAATCCATTCCTATTTTGTCCTGTAAAAATACATAGATATTTGCTTTATTAAACAAGGGTTATTCAACGATCAGTTttactttgaaatgaaaaaagtaTACATCTTCTCTGAATAATAAACAAGCTTAAATGCAACTATTAAATTTTTTctaacaaatatttgttttctctgGTTTTTAAGTATAGCATAGAACTGCAACACAGCAGCACTGCGCACAGGGCATACACCGGAAAGGGGAAAACATGCTGTTTTAAAAGAAACCAACCAATTTTATGTTCAAACATCTCGATCCTTTATacttgggttgtttttttgtttgtttgtttttgttttttcaaacgaATGCTAGCTGATTTGCCCCTAATTTTCGGCTATAGTGTTTGGCTCCAAGTTTTCTAAGGAAGGTTTACATTTCTAAAACTTTACTGggagatttttttattattaatttttattatttgcttTAACGTCCCGAAATATTTTGAAGCTGGTTTGGAGCATTTCAAATTCCTTTTCATGCCCTTTCAGGCCGATGCAAAATCTTGTTCCAAAGAACTACTTCCGCTTCTCTGTGGACGATCCGGAAAGAAATAGCCTTTAAAGTTtgagttggttttgtttttaaataaaaagaattttaaaacaacTTAAAAGGTAACTATAAAGTAAAACTGAAACCACTTCGAAAACAATTGTCTAGTTTACGTCGTGATCACAGCGGAATACACATAATGACGCTATAAAATGCTTATATAAAATCGTCTTTAATTTCTACCTGCAAATTTACTCATGCATACTCTCACCAGCTCAAATTATGGAAAAGCAAAGCTTCTGGGATTGTAAAGTCTTAAAATGTTtcattggctttttaaaaaaaaatccaacagaaGCAGACAGCTTTTCTGAGCATTGAACCTGGCTCACCTGACAAAATGAGTTTAACTCAGTGCTTGTAGGACTACTGTGTCCTTGTACAAACAATCCTGGAGTAACAATATAAACTCTGATCTTATCACTACTGATATTATCTCCACTGCAGGTTTTGCTTCAAAAACTTGTCACAATGTTTTCTTTCCCAGTAGGTCAGACAAATATACATGGAAGTTGAATGTATCAAACAGATAAAGACTCGTTAATTAAACAGGCATTCTAAGAAAATGCAGAATTGGGATTTTTAAGGGCATATTCTACAAAACTCTGGCTACAGATATCAACCTATGGtaatatggggtgggggcagggaaagtgTCAATGATTAAAGGAAAGTTAAATTGTATCTGTGTTtgtctttaaaacaaaagcaTTATAGGATTAGTATTTAGACCACTACACAATGGGAATCAAGGAgcgtctttaaaaaacaaaactgaattcCACCcgctaactccccccccccccaaaaaaacccggGCTAACTCAAAACACCAACAGACTGCCTTTCTTATAGGAATCCAAGTCCCCCTGTTACAGATTTACAAGTACAATTGGTCTAGAATGCCCATTCACACTTTGTGAGAACAACCACACATCCAGAGAGAAAGCAGATTAAACTAAGGGTAGTCCCTGTAAATGA harbors:
- the MAB21L2 gene encoding protein mab-21-like 2: MIAAQAKLVYQLNKYYTERCQARKAAIAKTIREVCKVVSDVLKEVEVQEPRFISSLSEIDARYEGLEVISPTEFEVVLYLNQMGVFNFVDDGSLPGCAVLKLSDGRKRSMSLWVEFITASGYLSARKIRSRFQTLVAQAVDKCSYRDVVKMIADTSEVKLRIRERYVVQITPAFKCTGIWPRSAAQWPMPHIPWPGPNRVAEVKAEGFNLLSKECYSLTGKQSSAESDAWVLQFGEAENRLLMGGCRNKCLSVLKTLRDRHLELPGQPLNNYHMKTLLLYECEKHPRETDWDEACLGDRLNGILLQLISCLQCRRCPHYFLPNLDLFQGKPHSALESAAKQTWRLAREILTNPKSLDKL